In a genomic window of Sarcophilus harrisii chromosome 4, mSarHar1.11, whole genome shotgun sequence:
- the S100A11 gene encoding protein S100-A11, which translates to MAKKVTPTETERCIESMIAVFQRYAGREITNSPNTLSKTEFLSFMHTELASFSQNQDPGVLDRMMKKLDLNCDGQLDFQEFLNLIGGLAQACHAAFTTQQPSKKI; encoded by the exons Atg GCCAAAAAAGTCACCCCCACTGAAACAGAGAGATGCATTGAGTCCATGATAGCTGTTTTCCAGAGGTATGCTGGCCGGGAGATTACGAACTCTCCAAACACCCTCTCCAAGACCGAGTTCCTGAGCTTCATGCATACAGAACTGGCCTCCTTCTCACAG aATCAGGACCCTGGTGTTCTGGACCGAATGATGAAGAAACTCGACCTCAACTGTGATGGGCAGTTGGACTTTCAAGAATTCCTTAATCTAATTGGAGGCTTGGCACAGGCTTGCCATGCGGCCTTCACAACTCAACAGCCTTCCAAGAAAATTTGA